TGTTGGGTGCTGGTTCCATCACAACCAAGTAAGAGTTACATTATGTTAcccacttttaaatttttgattatcatttataacaTATAGGCAGTGACGGACTGGCATGGGTTGCCAGGATGTGATCGCCCGTGtacacttaaaattatttaaattaactgcttataagaattattttcattacctAATCTAtatttgtttcaattttaaaggcTGTAtggagaaaaatgaaaaaactggGTTATTTAAAccatatcaataataatgacaatgcTCTAAAAGCGTAAAGACTATTCAGTGGCGCTGAACCCTATATTGAGGTCGGGCCTTGGCCCGACATCTTTTGAAAATTTAGCATGGGGCCGCTGCATATTGGGCCGAAGTTTATCTGCCAAACCGTATGAAAACTCCATTACAAAATTAAAGCCTACATTGCCTACTATTCTAATGTCTCTTAActacaatattttgttcatttattgtgtgcactgtgcactgaaatgtttaatatattatgtagacatTTAACCAGCTATATTTACTTGAATGCAGAATGGTTATTGGTTAGTGCATACGGTAGTGAAGTCGTACGCGATCTACCCAAATAGGCGATCTCGACACAATTGCCGTCTCTACTCGTTAgacaatagtaaataatatttcattatgagTTCAAGAATCGGACATTtctatcgtaatattatttgtgacgAACAAACATgtgtgaattatttaaaaagcaaACAGTTGTTACCTCAAAAGTCAAAGGCTCGAAATGAAGAAAATCATTTAACGTGCAATAAAGTGAGAGAAGGCGTCAGCTGTGGTggagatattattatgatattatatttttacaataattattatttttttatcagcatCATTATCaagtaagatataaaaaaatcatagaccttatactagtataaggtctatgaaaACTTACggaaattaaatactatttttagtgGATTTGGGTAGATCGCGCACTACTTGAAAACAAGTTTGGTAGATCGCGTACGACATCACTACCgtacatacaaataattaagatattatgagaaaatagttattacctacttattattgtagatttttataaatagtactaaataataaatactttcaCGGCTACGCATGAGCGTCAAACCGATACGTGAACAgtacacgtaatattattatgtcgttgcCTGTTGGTGGTTGCTGGTCGGTTTATTGATAGCGCGATGTTGGGCGGCAGGGAGGGTAAACGAATATCTAAAATAGTcgctattaataaattattattatttactgatgTTGGattattgtcatttattttgtaatgcTGTATTGGCGTATTACTGTGCGTCAACGACACTCGGTGTCACTACAGTGTAACAGCGCAAGCGCAAGTTCGTAACGACTAACGAGTTCGAGACACGAgttacaaaaaacttaaaagttaatagaATTTGGTACTATcataaagaataaattatattcatacagttattatatttttaaattcaaatcaacatgaataaaaataaacacaaaggTGGAGCAGAAAAATTACGGCTAAAACGGATCGCAGAATTTAAAGCTGCAGGAAATGatcctaaacagaaaaaattgtCATTTGGTCTCCACTCAGCCTCAAAAACAAGTAATTAAgtttctatattaattattgtgaattgtgatattggtggtttttaaatattatgttaataaaaattggtattttCATGTTCAGAACAATAGAGCatattgatatacctaatacttattcactttaatcattttttttttaaattaaaaatatttttaaaacaaaatctttgtggatttaaatattattttacccaaTGTAATATTGGCCATTGAATATGAAATAACATATACAAggatatacattatttttcttttaatttgtaaataaataaatataaaatgtagacTGTTTGATACCTACTTCTTGCATTCttgaattacataaaaaattaaagtaaaatatagtaaaatttcaATCAGTTTTGAAAAGTAGTAACGATTTtcttgaatttgttttttacatCCATCTGATAACTGACTTACAACTGATCCTTGTAATTTTGAACTTCTATAGCtttcaatttttgatttacttataatatggtattttcgGGTAGaatgtaatttcaatttttcatttgtcTAATAATTTGAaccttaattaaaataaaattatttacaacagtcaacaaatattcatatttcatatatttctatctctaattagaaataataaccAGTTGGTAGTTATTGAAgaacaattaaattaagtataacaaaactattatgcataaaatataatacttttctcCAATTTTGAAAGCCTTTCTCTGTGAAAGTGTCTTGACAATTATTTCCCaaaccaaattaataaacatttatgttttaacAGATGAAAGTTTATTgtcattttctataaataaagaATTAGATTCTCCAAACATTATAGAAACAGAGTCCAATAGTAATCAACATTTAACCAATCAACCACAACTCCAATGTCCTCAACACTCAGCTTTAGATACGGTTTGcacatgcaatattataatttgaaaattaaactattataataagcaATAACTTTTAGAAATCTAATCAAGACATTTTGACAGTTGAACAAGAAATTATACcatcagaaaatgataatatggaTGTTACACCCATTGGAATATCGTCAACGTTAGAATCGGtacattaaaaaagttaaattaaattaattacatttttcaaaaatattttataatctaaactgaatggaaaatattaaaaatgtccaaAACTTTTGTTAGATTTCactctagataattatttatctacacACTTGTTGAATGTTTATGCctgtttttatgttaatatatttttatatacaatatattttttcagagTGATAGTTCTTCAACCAAAGAAAATGAATACCAATTATTAACTGAAAATTCTAGATGGAAAAATGACCCtgcaaattttaaacaaatcaaaCAATTAACTCCTGAGTTGAGAAATATGATTTTAGAATGGGGACCTTGTCAACCTAAGGAACATGAATTGCCTCATAATGAATATCCAAAAGACAGCTCCAAAAGAAGTTTTCATTCATCTTGGTATTCAAGAAAATTATTAGATAGCACATTTGAACAACGTAACTGGCTTACATATTCTCCAAAATTAAACAAAGTGTTCTGTTTGTATTGCATAATTTATGGAAATAATTCAAATGATGCCTGGGTGAAATATGGTTTCAATCATTGGAAAAATGGTCATATGGCTTTAATTAAACATGAAACAACCTCTGCTCATATAATGTCATCATTAAAAGTTAAACTAAAAGGATGTTGTTTACCACTCTTACCGTCATTAGTAGAAGAACACAATAAACAAGTATCCTTTAATAGAGAATTGGTAAAACAACTAattgaaataacaatatttttaggaCAACACAATCATTCCTTCAGAGGTCACaatgaaaattggaaaaataacaCTACAGGAAATTTTAAAGATATGGTTGTCTTACTGAGTAAACATTCTCCTATATAGTCAGTACACATAGACCAACTTAAAAGTAAAGGCAAAAAAGAAAATTCTTTTATAACATGGGACCGACAAAACCTATGAATAGAGTCTATTTcagaatacatatttatttatttatttatatattttttataaacggaCATGAGTCCTTAACAAATTTTTATCTGTAtacatggtaataataatacattatatagttacaagttacaaatatAGACAAGAATATTAAAAGAGTAAATAACAACAAAGAAAGAAGTAGGGCGAGACATGCTAAACAAAATCAAAGGTAATGGAATTACCCGCAGCTATTAGGGTATTAGAAGGACAGTTcatcatataatttgttttatatgggACGGGATGGAATAAATCATTGCATCTTGTGTTACGGTGATTTACTTTAAAACGGATAAGGGAAAGAAGCTCATCACAATCGATATTCCCTAAGAGTAAATTGTGTAAACATTTTGATAGAAGTAAAGTGCGTCTAGTTTTGAGCGGAAGGagattgataaatgataaaactgAATCATAGGAACTATGAGGTGGTCTATAGATACTAAACTTGAAGGAGATGAAACGGAGGAAGTTATTTTGAACTGATTCGATCGCATCAATCTGTTTAGAAGTGTTGTTAGTCCAAATTAATGGACAGTATTCTAGGTTTGAGCGAACAAGGGCACAGAATAAAACTTTTAGAGATAGTGGATCATTGAATGATCCACAAGTTCTTTTGATAAAACCCAGGTTGCGCATTGccttatttttatcatttcaaTATGGGCCGAAAAATTTAGCTTAGAGTCGAAAATGACACCTAAGTCTTTAAAGTTTGTTAATAATTCAATAGGAGTGCCGGAaattttgtaattgtaattgatgacatttttacttAGGCTAAATCGCATAAATTTACATTTGTTAATGTTTAATAACAGGCGATTAGTTGAGCACCAGGATTGAATGTTATCGATATCGTTTTGTAAGTCGAGAGCGTCACCttgattgttaattatttttaccagtTTAAGGGTCATCAGCAAAAAGAAAAACACgagaattttttataacatccgGAATgtcgtttataaaaatattaaaaagtagagTAGAGAGGTGATCTCCTTGCGGGACCCCGGATGGTACATTGAATTGATCtgattcaaagttcaaatgtttAACAACGATATTACGGTTTGAGAGAAAAGAGCGAAACCATGAAAGCAGAGGGTCAGAGaacccaaacaattttaatttcataaataatatttcatggtTTATGCAATCAAATGCTTTAGACATATCAGTGAAAATGATATCGGTTTGCGTATGGGCTTCGAAAGAGTCAAGTATTATTTGTTTAGTGATAGCTAGGTTACAATTTGTTGATCGCTTAGGTCTAAAACCATATTTACGGAATATACCGTTTAGGAgtgataagttaaaaatataggttaATGTTGGCGCTAGTATAAATCTACAATTATAGAGGAAGAAGGCTGGAATGTTATCGGGACCGATGTTAAAATTGATAGGGAGAGCGGTAAGCTCTTTTAAAACATCGACCTCCGTGAAAGATAAAGACGAAAAGGAAAATGAATGATTATTActtaaagaatttttaatacaagGATCCAAAGTGGTTAGTTTGTCTGGCTGAgggtaatttttaaagaaatacttAGCAAATAAGTTAACAATATCATATCCATTATCAGCTGACGTTGTGTCGAGCGTAAGGAGGTTtggtatagaattattattacgacgattGTTAACATATTTCCAGAGAGACAGGGTTTAATTTGACAGATAGTTGAACTTTattagtatagtttttataatcgtGTTTAGCAGTTCTCTTACAATTAGCTCTCAAACGGGAAAAGTTATTATAATCAGATGGgtcattaaatttttatacaaagagtgagcaattttttttttgtgttaacaatatttttaactcagTAGAATACCAAGGGGGACATCTGTTTGATGAGACATGCTTTTTTGGTACAAAGGTACAAATTGCtttgtttaaacaattatagaggtggttaattaattcattaagaCTAAGGTTAGTAAAAGTATTAGAAGATAAATTATCtgctaaaaatttaacaatatcaatataattacaatgtttaaaatcataataacaatctGTTGGCTTAAGTACATTAAACTGATTATAATCAATAGTAACATTAAGAGCTGGATGATGCTTATCTAATGGTAATAGTGGGTCAGGATCATTAAGGACATTAAGGTGAGCGTTTGATAGGACTAGATCTAAAGTAACATCATTTTCGTTACGAACATGGTTAAGCTGGTTAAAGTTGAAGTAAGATAgcatatttacaaaataagaaTCAACTTGAGAAGTGAGATTAATTGGAAGCGATAAATTAGTCCAATAAATTGATGGTAAATTAAAATcccctaatattataaattttgcaGATGGATAGGCTAAGTATAGGTCATTTAAAGcggaaaaaacattttcatacgTTATAAATGGGGAACAGGGAGGTATATAAATGcagccaataataaaaattgtgtcACCTATCTGTAAATGCACAAAAACAGcttcaatattattgatagaagtatttaacattttacacttaattgtattttttaccgCAATTAAGACGCCCCCAACCGTGAGAGCGGTTACTGTTTAGCGGCGACCTATCACaacgaaaaattataaaattaacaaagtGCAATTCAGAGTTACATATAGCAGGTGAAAGCCATGTTTcagtaaatgtaattaaatcaaaaagagAGGTATTAAGTGAAGGGATTAAAGTGCTAATTTTAGGGACTATAGACCTAACATTTTGATAGTAGAGTAGCAGGCTTGAGTTGGAGATTAGTTTTTTTGAACCGCAGAGGAGACGATAGTTGGTTGACccttatagtattttattgtcAGATTTGGCTCACCTTTTGATATTCGAATATTTAACTGATTGCTTAGATCACGCAGAAATTCTCGCTGATAAGGTGACTTATCACTCGTGAGTCTAATGTCTTTAAAATGCTGATCAGATTT
This genomic window from Metopolophium dirhodum isolate CAU chromosome 1, ASM1992520v1, whole genome shotgun sequence contains:
- the LOC132933311 gene encoding zinc finger MYM-type protein 5-like, which translates into the protein MNKNKHKGGAEKLRLKRIAEFKAAGNDPKQKKLSFGLHSASKTNESLLSFSINKELDSPNIIETESNSNQHLTNQPQLQCPQHSALDTKSNQDILTVEQEIIPSENDNMDVTPIGISSTLESSDSSSTKENEYQLLTENSRWKNDPANFKQIKQLTPELRNMILEWGPCQPKEHELPHNEYPKDSSKRSFHSSWYSRKLLDSTFEQRNWLTYSPKLNKVFCLYCIIYGNNSNDAWVKYGFNHWKNGHMALIKHETTSAHIMSSLKVKLKGCCLPLLPSLVEEHNKQVSFNRELVKQLIEITIFLGQHNHSFRGHNENWKNNTTGNFKDMVVLLSKHSPI